AACGTCCGCCCTTCCTTCCGGGAAGAGGTCCGCCTCCGTCACCTGGAAGCGCTGCGAGAGGCCGAGCCGCTCCGCGTTCTCCCGTGCGCACGCCACCGCGCGGGAGTCGCAGTCCGTGGCCTGCGCGGACGCCGCTCCTCGCTGCAGGAGGAGGAAGGCCAGCACGCCGGTGCCGGTGCCCACGTCGAACACGCGCTTGCCCTTCACGTCCGGCACGGCCGCCAGCAGCTCCACGTAGTCCGTGCGCGTGGGCAGGTAGACGCCGTAGTGCGGATGCAGCAGGCCCTTCAGCCCCGGGACCTCCAAACCCTTGCGCCGCCACTCCGCGGCCCCGAGCATGCCCAGCAACTGCTTGAGCGGCACGACCGTGAAGTCCTCCGTCGGCTCGCCCCAGACCTGCCGGCATGCTTCCGCGACGTCCGGCGCGCGTGAGAGCTCCATGCGGTAGCCACGGTCCAGCGCGACGACGATGCGCGACAGCGTCGCGTGCTCCTGCTGCCGCGCGCGGCGTTCGGCCCGGAACGCCTCCAGCGGTGAGCGGGCCTGCCAGGGCCGTTCGAGCCGCCGGCCCAACGCGCCCAACAGCTGCTTCGCGTTGTGGAAGTCGCCGGTGTAGCGCAGGAACTCGCCCCGGCGGACGCGCTTGAGCGCGGTGTCAGCGCTGAGCCCGTCATCCACGGGCGACAGGCGCGTGGGGGCGGGCTCGTCACTCTCCGAGTGCCAGGTGAAGGCGGCGCCGGGCGGAAACTCGAAAGGAGAGGCGGTGGGGCGGCGGGGACGATCCATGGCCCTGGGGTAGCATGTCCTCGTCCCTCCGTCAGGACTCACGGCACAACCGGTCCACGAACTTCAACATCGTTGGCAGGCGTGATGCGCCGTGCATCCGCCGGATGTGCTCCGCGGCGGTCGCGGTCTCCATCCCAATGGCGGTGATGAGCAGGGGACGCAGGCTCTGCCCCCGCACGATGGGGAGTGCGGACCCCGTGGTGACATACGGCGTCTTGGCCACGCCGATGACGGGCACCGTGCGGCAGAGCGCCTCGTACAGGTGGGCGCCCAGGCCGGGCACGCCCTCTCCGAGCCACACGTAGCCATCCACGACGATGGCCTCCAGCGGCTCCTGCACGTCGGCGAGCACCCGCAGCAGGTGCGGCAGCTCGCGGCGGTAGAACTGGCCGGGCTCGTAGGGGGCCGCGATGGGCCCCCGGTCCACCAGGTGCCCGGCCTCCTTGGCGTCCGTCCACGCGCGAAAGAGGACGCACGCGGCCACGGTGACGTCGGGGCGGTAGTCCACGTCCACGCAGGCGAGCATCCACGTCTCCTTGGGCGCCCCCACGCTACCGCTGATCCACCGGACACTGGAGTCCTCAACTCAAGGTTGAGTATTTCTTGATTTAGAGCTTTCGCGGTGAATGCAAATTTCCTTGCCGGAGGAGTCCAGATGATGAGGCGCGCGGTGGTGTTGCAGGCGGTGTGTCTGTTGGGGAGCGCGGGCACGGCCGGGGCGGTGACGCCCACGAACGTGACGAAGGTGGCGCGGGTGACGGGCGCCACGCCCGCGGGGGAGACGCTGCCCAATCCGAACCAGACGCACACCAACCATGAGGTGTACGGCACGGACCTGGGCATCGTCTGGGACAAGGGCGGCGGTGAGGTGTTCGTCCTGTTCGGGGACACCTTCGGCGTGGGCTGGTGCGGCAACGGCGGGTGCGGCGGCGGCTGGCGCAGCAATGTGCTGGCGCGCTCGGCGGACACCTCGCTGTCCAATGGCCTGACCTTCACCACGATGATCCAGGACCGCACCCGCCACGCGAAGGAGGTGCTCGCGTCCCGGAAGGTGGACAACGACGAGATGACCGTCATCCCCACCGCGGGCGTCAGCGTGGGGACGCGCCACTACATCCACTACATGTCCGTGAAGCACTGGGGCGACCCGGGACAGTGGACGACGAATTACTCGGGCATCGCGTACTCGGATGACAACGGACAGAACTGGGTGAAGCACCCCACGGCGCGCTGGGTGAACAACGCGTCGTTCACGAATCCCTTCCAGATGGGCGCCTTCGTGAAGAACGGCGGCTTCGTCTACCTGTACGCCACGCCCAACGGGCGCTTCGGCAACGTGCACCTGGCGCGCGTGCCGGAGGGCGCGCTGCTGGACATCAACGCGTACCGGTACTGGGACGGCAACGGCTGGTCCGCGTCCCAGGCGGCGGCACGGCCGGTGGTCATCGGCGCCGCGGGGGAGTTGTCCGTCGCGTACAACGCCGCGCTGGGCCGCTTCCTGATGACGTACCTCAACGAGCACCGGCAGGCCGTGGTGATGCGCGACGCGGGCACACCCACCGGGCCGTGGAGCGGGGAGAAGCCGCTGGCCACCGGTGCCGCGTTTCCCGGCATCTACAACGGCTTCATCCACCCGTGGGGCA
The sequence above is drawn from the Corallococcus sp. NCRR genome and encodes:
- a CDS encoding 50S ribosomal protein L11 methyltransferase, coding for MDRPRRPTASPFEFPPGAAFTWHSESDEPAPTRLSPVDDGLSADTALKRVRRGEFLRYTGDFHNAKQLLGALGRRLERPWQARSPLEAFRAERRARQQEHATLSRIVVALDRGYRMELSRAPDVAEACRQVWGEPTEDFTVVPLKQLLGMLGAAEWRRKGLEVPGLKGLLHPHYGVYLPTRTDYVELLAAVPDVKGKRVFDVGTGTGVLAFLLLQRGAASAQATDCDSRAVACARENAERLGLSQRFQVTEADLFPEGRADVVVCNPPWIPEPPKNRVDRAVFDEDSQFLRRFLEGLPAALNPGGEGLLILSDLAVLLGLRPAGWLEEQFERCGLKVTWRKSIPARHSKAKDKADPLHAARSQEITTLYGLAPTGG
- a CDS encoding endonuclease V, yielding MGAPKETWMLACVDVDYRPDVTVAACVLFRAWTDAKEAGHLVDRGPIAAPYEPGQFYRRELPHLLRVLADVQEPLEAIVVDGYVWLGEGVPGLGAHLYEALCRTVPVIGVAKTPYVTTGSALPIVRGQSLRPLLITAIGMETATAAEHIRRMHGASRLPTMLKFVDRLCRES
- a CDS encoding DUF4185 domain-containing protein, translated to MMRRAVVLQAVCLLGSAGTAGAVTPTNVTKVARVTGATPAGETLPNPNQTHTNHEVYGTDLGIVWDKGGGEVFVLFGDTFGVGWCGNGGCGGGWRSNVLARSADTSLSNGLTFTTMIQDRTRHAKEVLASRKVDNDEMTVIPTAGVSVGTRHYIHYMSVKHWGDPGQWTTNYSGIAYSDDNGQNWVKHPTARWVNNASFTNPFQMGAFVKNGGFVYLYATPNGRFGNVHLARVPEGALLDINAYRYWDGNGWSASQAAARPVVIGAAGELSVAYNAALGRFLMTYLNEHRQAVVMRDAGTPTGPWSGEKPLATGAAFPGIYNGFIHPWGNSASELYFITSQWTPYNTFLMRATLTADADGNNLLSEPGFETQAATPTMAPWYLAGAGGIDRALGNAHSGQDNGFVRGSSGWNALKQSVVVQPYTDYTLKGWLRSSSNSSRGFFGARVAGNGAVLGETQYGSLPSWTERTVTFNSGANSIVEVYSGVWADAGDTWAQLDDVSLTRGANLVAQGGFEQQPSSTATSPWYVQGNGGVDRGLGFARTGANNGFVRNNTGWNALKQEVAVMPNTVYTLTGWVKTSSNQNDGYFGARVLNAGPILNEVHLTQPLSGYTLQSVTFNSGNNHSVEVYAGTWANAGDTWLQVDDVAVVRD